Sequence from the Prunus persica cultivar Lovell chromosome G5, Prunus_persica_NCBIv2, whole genome shotgun sequence genome:
AGGATTGTCTGTTTGGCAGATACCTAGCTCATAATTGCTTTTGCATATGGAGTAATTAAGGCGTAGAATTTCGTTTTGTTTactcattgattttgttttcatggGTAACAAAGGAAGGGTTTCTTTCCAGCTGGTCAAATTGGAGAATTCCAACAACATGTTGGAGGGTCCTTCCTATCTTGTGTCAAGGGAGTTGCCGAGCTCATGCGAGCAGGAGAGCAAATGGATTTACAATACTCACCGTGTTATGGAGCTCTCAAACAATAAGCGCCCCCTTGCAGACGGGGAAGAACTCACATTGAGGAAGGCATGCAAGCTATCAGATGCTGTTCTAGGAGGTGAAGCAGTTGTGGATCTAAATGGCCTTTCTCTTTCCCCTGCCAAGGACCAGTCAAATGACCAGCATCATGAAGGTGGAAATTCTGATTCAAGTTCACTAATCAACCAACTTGGTCGGGATAACTCAATAAGCTGTCTCCTTCGCTGCTCGAGGTCTGATTATGGCTCAATTGCCTCATTGAATAAAAACTTCCGCTCTCTAATTCGGAGTGGGGAGCTGTACACACTGAGGCGGAAAATGGATATTGTTGAACATTGGGTTTACTTCTCTTGCAACCTCCTTGAATGGGAGGCATTTGATCCCGATCGCAGACGTTGGATGCATTTGCCTAGAATGACGTCAAATGATTGTTTCATGTGTTCGGACAAGGAGTCGTTGGCCGTTGGTACCGAACTTCTTGTTTTTGGAAAGGAAATAACGTCCCATGTTATTTATAGATACAGCATTTTGACCAACACGTGGTCATCCGGCACTAAGATGAATACACCTAGATGCTTGTTCGGTTCTGCTAGCCGTGGGGAAATTGCAATTCTAGCTGGTGGTTGCGATCCACGTGGCAATATCTTGAACTCTGCTGAGCTGTATAATTCAGAAACAGGAACTTGGCTGACTCTTCCAAGCATGAATAAACCTAGAAAAATGTGTTCTGGGGTATTTATGGATGGGAAGTTTTATGTCATTGGTGGGATAGGAGTGGGCGATCCAAAGCAACTAACAAGCGGAGAGGTGTACGATTTGGAGAAGACGACCTGGACTGAGATACCAAACATGTTCCCTGGACGAAATGGAGGAGCTGGGGCAGCTGAGGCGCCTGCTGCAGCTGAGGCACCTCCTCTGCTTGCAGTGGTAAATAACATATTGTATGCTGCAGATTATGCAGAAAAGGAGGTGAGGAAATACGATAAGGAGAAGAACGTGTGGGTGGCTGTTGGGAGATTGCCTGAGCGGGCTGTCTCGATGAATGGTTGGGGATTAGCATTTAGGGCATGTGGTGATCGGTTAATTGTGATTGGTGGACCTAGGGTATTAGGAGGAGGGACAATTGAACTTAATTCTTGGGTCCCTGATGGAAGCTCACCACAATGGGACCTGCTTGCCAGAAAACCGTCTGGCAGCTTTGTGTATAATTGTGCGGTGATGGGATGCTAAGATCTGGTTTCAGTGACACCGTGTGTGCTGTGTGGAATCCTGGGTGGAATTTGCAATCTTCGCTTTTCAAGGAGATGGGGTTCCGGCTCGTGGGTAATCTCTGCCCTCCTTTTTTGGGGAAATTCAGGTTTTTATTTAGAGTCATAGATACATTCACAGAAGGAGGCCTGAAGAgttgtttttccctttttttcttcttttgaactTTATTGCGTTGCGTCTTTTTTCCCCCTTTGGTAACTTTTGAGCTTCTGAAAGGTTGGCATCATGTAGAATGGGCAAAGGTGAATAAACTGAAGTACTGGTACATGTTTTAGGTTGTGATGACTATTTTCATAAGTTTTATTGAAGCATTGCAGAATTGTGTAATGGTTCAAGTTTTTCGTTTCCTTTATTTCTCAAGCAATTATATCTCAAgttctcaaaaaagaaaagaaaattgacatCTGTTTCTGCTCTACTATTATCCTATCGTGATTCTATATGTTTTTTTACACACTGGTGTTGCACAATCTGAATGGACCCTAAACTATAATTTAGGTGGTTGGTATTTCTTTTGATCTGGTTGAAGAACTTTAACTTGAATATcccctctcttttctttttttcttgtgaaCTTGATTTCTTCGTTTGTTTCTCCTCTAGAACTGCAATTGTGAATATAAATGTTTATAGCACTTTGGCTGCTCAGTTTTATTGCTAAAGTTGAATGATTTGTGGAAAATTTCACTCTCTTTAAGGCCTGTTAGCTGGCAAAAGATACAATATATAGGATCAACACTGATCAATAGTTAGAGAAAATATCTGTAATGACAATGTATTCTATCATTTTGGAACTACTGTATATATTTATCCATAAACTAActtttatgtatatttttcttgAGAAAGATATTTAGCCTTTGCCTTTCCATGCTGATCAAATTATACACAATGTAGAGACATAAACAGAACAATATGGTCAGATGAAAATACATATGATAAAGcgtacaaaaacaaaaaggaaatgtAGTTGTTATATTATCTAGTAATCCATCTTTAAGCTCTGGTTTATCGAGTTGGAATGGTCATGAGCTTTGCGCAGGCTGGACCCCATTGACCATGCCTTTGGTCATTCAGTGTGATCTAATGAAACCCTGGCATTATTTTCAAGGCCTCATGGCAATCCTGGGGTTGAAATAATGGGTTTTAAGCCTCATATATTACTGGTTTTCAGAGAACATGGTCTTGAAATTAATGGCCTATCAGAGAGCAACTACATGGCGAAATTTACTGTCAATATGTTCTGCCTCAGATTAAGTTAGATAGTTTTTCAACCACAGGTGGGACATTTACATCAGGTTTTCCTCTTTATTATCCTGATCGTTTCCTACATAGAGCATGTTCTCTCATTTGAGGTTCTGTGATACAGCCACCAGGAACTATATATGTTTGGTTATTTTATGCATGCAAATTTTATGACCTTCATTTTTTGAGTATAAGCTGAGTTTTGAAAGATTCATGATACTCTTGGATACGAATAATTTCTAGtggttttgttattttgttctTCATATTTTCCTTCTGTTTTCTTGATGATTCTGCTGTGCATTCCATCTTATTGTTATTTCATGAGCATAATAAACATACCCATTTTCTTGTCACACCCGTTATTTTCCCCTGCATAACCCTTCACATTACCATTTGGTTAGGCTACAACTGTATTATAATCATTGTGAAAGTCATTTATCTTTTGCTATGAGGATAGTCATAGTTATCTAGTTAGTGAAAAAAGAGAGGCCAGGCATCTATGCATCCCATCTATTGTGATTAAATAGgctcttaattttcttgatgCAGCCGCTTGCCACTGCATCAGtgtattttttagggttttttcttttcttgttctttacCAAAAATGACGATACATTGCTTTCGTGAATTATCTTCTATACAAATCTGATGTTGTATATggtatttcattttatttggtaaagttttaattttctttcttaatgaACTTGATGAGGCAAGGAAATGAGGAGGGTGCTAGGGTTTCTCTTATGTGTTTGCAATTGAATAGCAGATTCTGGAGTGAGGACGTGGCTTGATTCTATGAATGTACACGAAGGGAGGGGTG
This genomic interval carries:
- the LOC18776994 gene encoding F-box/kelch-repeat protein At1g74510 isoform X1, coding for MGNKGRVSFQLVKLENSNNMLEGPSYLVSRELPSSCEQESKWIYNTHRVMELSNNKRPLADGEELTLRKACKLSDAVLGGEAVVDLNGLSLSPAKDQSNDQHHEGGNSDSSSLINQLGRDNSISCLLRCSRSDYGSIASLNKNFRSLIRSGELYTLRRKMDIVEHWVYFSCNLLEWEAFDPDRRRWMHLPRMTSNDCFMCSDKESLAVGTELLVFGKEITSHVIYRYSILTNTWSSGTKMNTPRCLFGSASRGEIAILAGGCDPRGNILNSAELYNSETGTWLTLPSMNKPRKMCSGVFMDGKFYVIGGIGVGDPKQLTSGEVYDLEKTTWTEIPNMFPGRNGGAGAAEAPAAAEAPPLLAVVNNILYAADYAEKEVRKYDKEKNVWVAVGRLPERAVSMNGWGLAFRACGDRLIVIGGPRVLGGGTIELNSWVPDGSSPQWDLLARKPSGSFVYNCAVMGC
- the LOC18776994 gene encoding F-box/kelch-repeat protein At1g74510 isoform X2; the encoded protein is MLEGPSYLVSRELPSSCEQESKWIYNTHRVMELSNNKRPLADGEELTLRKACKLSDAVLGGEAVVDLNGLSLSPAKDQSNDQHHEGGNSDSSSLINQLGRDNSISCLLRCSRSDYGSIASLNKNFRSLIRSGELYTLRRKMDIVEHWVYFSCNLLEWEAFDPDRRRWMHLPRMTSNDCFMCSDKESLAVGTELLVFGKEITSHVIYRYSILTNTWSSGTKMNTPRCLFGSASRGEIAILAGGCDPRGNILNSAELYNSETGTWLTLPSMNKPRKMCSGVFMDGKFYVIGGIGVGDPKQLTSGEVYDLEKTTWTEIPNMFPGRNGGAGAAEAPAAAEAPPLLAVVNNILYAADYAEKEVRKYDKEKNVWVAVGRLPERAVSMNGWGLAFRACGDRLIVIGGPRVLGGGTIELNSWVPDGSSPQWDLLARKPSGSFVYNCAVMGC